A region of the Desulfobacter postgatei 2ac9 genome:
ATTCACCCGGCGCATGACACCGGAATAAGTGGCGTGGTACTCCCGGGCCAGAAACATTAATTCCACCAGTTCTTCAGGCGTATGTTCCGGTCCCACCGGTTCCACGCAGTTCATCCATTTGAGGCCCACATCGTTAAAAACCTGGATGGTCCGGATCCGTTTTTCTTTTTTCAACGGGGTATCCCTGCCCTCCCCCAGCCGGACAGCGTGGTAGGCGCCGACAAATCCCGCCTCCAAAAGCTGTTCGCCTTCGGCATGGGTGATATCCCGCGTATTGGCCACCAGGGGAAGGGTCAGCTCTTGTTTGAGCCGCGAGCCCAATTCCAGCAACCGTTTAAAGGGATAGGTCCCCGTGGTCATAAGATTTAACCCATCTGCCCCTGCGGCCTGGGCCTCCATGGACCAGGCCAGGATCTGTTGGTAGTCAAATTCAATCTTTTCTGTAAAAATGCCGGCTTCTTTGGTAAGGGAGCAAAAGCGACAGTTCAAAGGACAGGGTTCCAGGTTCACTCCGATGTGCAGATGATTCTCCCCTTTCAATCCGAAAGTTTGCCGGGAGAAGCGGTCCGCTGTCTCCATCAGTGCATAGGTTTCTTTGCTGTGCAGATCCATCCGGATCAAGGTTTCTGCTTCTTCCCGGCTGATGCCGTCATCAAGGGATTTATCAAGAATGTACGCTATTTTTGGTTTTATATGCCAGCCCATTAGACTCCTTAACGCTCGCCCGTTTGAAAGCCGTAAAATTTCCAGATTTTTGTTCAGACACTAACTTCAATTATTTACGATCAGGATA
Encoded here:
- a CDS encoding radical SAM protein, whose amino-acid sequence is MGWHIKPKIAYILDKSLDDGISREEAETLIRMDLHSKETYALMETADRFSRQTFGLKGENHLHIGVNLEPCPLNCRFCSLTKEAGIFTEKIEFDYQQILAWSMEAQAAGADGLNLMTTGTYPFKRLLELGSRLKQELTLPLVANTRDITHAEGEQLLEAGFVGAYHAVRLGEGRDTPLKKEKRIRTIQVFNDVGLKWMNCVEPVGPEHTPEELVELMFLAREYHATYSGVMRRVNFPGSPMEKYGMITEFEMARLVAVSRLVMGRVPKAHCTHEPHTASMTAGANLFFPEKGSSPRDDQADTGKGRARDINECRRLHWETGWDPGLPSNCF